Proteins encoded within one genomic window of Nonomuraea gerenzanensis:
- a CDS encoding ABC transporter substrate-binding protein, which yields MRSALTAPLTALAAVVVLAACGTTEAPVTQQSPAAGSTASATATPVTVTDARGKEVKLDRPATRVVSLEWGETEMLVSLGVMPVGAADVKGYATWDTAAKLDSTVKDVGMRQEPSIDSISALDPDLVVMESDDEELAAQLEKFVPVVVAKGSDAADNLKRMRDDLNMIATAVGKTDAATKLMSDFDAAMAAGKQKIADAGGAGKPFVMADGWKQGSTISVRLFGKGSLVSEVATQLGLKNAWTGKVDDQWGLGTTDVEGLSVLKDEDIRFFYNASDGEDVFADGLKDNAIWKSLPFVEKQQVTKLPNGIWTFGGPLSCQQFADELVKAYTG from the coding sequence ATGCGCAGTGCCCTGACGGCTCCCCTGACAGCCCTCGCCGCCGTCGTCGTCCTCGCCGCCTGCGGCACGACAGAGGCCCCCGTGACCCAGCAGTCCCCCGCGGCCGGCAGCACGGCGTCGGCCACGGCCACCCCCGTGACCGTGACCGACGCCCGCGGCAAGGAGGTCAAGCTCGACCGCCCGGCGACCAGGGTCGTCAGCCTGGAGTGGGGCGAGACCGAGATGCTGGTCAGCCTCGGCGTCATGCCGGTGGGCGCGGCCGACGTGAAGGGCTACGCCACCTGGGACACCGCCGCCAAGCTCGACTCCACCGTCAAGGACGTCGGCATGCGGCAGGAGCCCAGCATCGACTCCATCAGCGCCCTGGACCCCGACCTGGTCGTCATGGAGTCCGACGACGAGGAGCTGGCCGCGCAGCTCGAGAAGTTCGTGCCCGTGGTGGTGGCCAAGGGCAGCGACGCCGCCGACAACCTCAAGCGCATGCGCGACGACCTCAACATGATCGCCACGGCCGTCGGCAAGACGGACGCGGCCACCAAGCTGATGAGCGACTTCGACGCGGCGATGGCCGCCGGCAAGCAGAAGATCGCGGACGCGGGCGGCGCCGGCAAGCCGTTCGTCATGGCCGACGGCTGGAAGCAGGGCAGCACGATCTCCGTGCGCCTGTTCGGCAAGGGCTCGCTGGTCTCCGAGGTGGCCACCCAGCTCGGCCTGAAGAACGCCTGGACGGGCAAGGTCGACGACCAGTGGGGCCTGGGCACCACGGACGTCGAGGGCCTGAGCGTGCTCAAGGACGAGGACATCCGCTTCTTCTACAACGCCTCCGACGGCGAGGACGTCTTCGCCGACGGGCTCAAGGACAACGCCATCTGGAAGTCCCTGCCGTTCGTGGAGAAGCAGCAGGTCACCAAGCTGCCCAACGGCATCTGGACCTTCGGCGGCCCGCTGTCGTGCCAGCAGTTCGCCGACGAGCTGGTGAAGGCGTACACCGGTTGA
- a CDS encoding ABC transporter ATP-binding protein, which yields MTEEISLRGTELRLSYHGTTVVEDGRITLRPGHVTALVGPNGSGKSTLLRALSRLHRPDSGAVTLGDGADALALSARDFACRVTLLAQSRPTPGGVCVRDVVGYGRHPYRRRWRAADPEGTAAVERAMGLTGVTQMAERPVDELSGGELQRVWLATCLAQDTGVLLLDEPTTFLDLRYQVELLDLVRDLADEHGVAIGVVLHDLNQAAEIADHVVLLHRGRIRADGPPAEVLTEELLTDTYGIRIEVSHDPRTGTVTTRPIGRHSRTVPATT from the coding sequence ATGACCGAGGAGATCTCTCTCCGCGGCACGGAGCTTCGCCTCAGCTACCACGGCACCACCGTGGTCGAGGACGGCCGCATCACCCTGCGGCCGGGCCACGTGACCGCCCTGGTAGGCCCCAACGGCAGCGGCAAGTCCACGCTGCTGCGCGCGCTGTCGCGGCTGCACCGCCCCGACAGCGGCGCCGTGACGCTGGGTGACGGCGCCGACGCGCTGGCCCTGTCGGCGCGCGACTTCGCCTGCCGGGTGACGCTGCTCGCGCAGAGCCGCCCCACCCCGGGCGGCGTGTGCGTACGCGACGTCGTCGGCTACGGCCGCCACCCGTACCGGCGGCGCTGGCGGGCCGCGGACCCGGAGGGCACCGCCGCCGTCGAGCGGGCCATGGGGCTCACCGGCGTGACCCAGATGGCGGAGCGGCCGGTGGACGAGCTGTCCGGCGGCGAGCTGCAGCGCGTCTGGCTGGCCACCTGCCTGGCCCAGGACACCGGGGTCCTGCTGCTGGACGAGCCCACCACGTTCCTCGACCTGCGTTACCAGGTGGAGCTGCTGGACCTCGTCCGCGACCTGGCCGACGAGCACGGCGTGGCCATCGGCGTGGTCCTGCACGACCTCAACCAGGCCGCCGAGATCGCCGACCACGTCGTGCTCCTGCACCGGGGCCGCATCCGCGCGGACGGCCCGCCCGCCGAGGTCCTCACCGAGGAGCTCCTCACCGACACGTACGGCATCCGTATCGAGGTCAGCCACGACCCGAGGACGGGCACCGTGACCACCCGGCCCATCGGCCGCCACAGCAGAACCGTCCCAGCAACCACATGA
- a CDS encoding helix-turn-helix domain-containing protein — MGLEVESRPSDSPYVQRVWRSRSDDVGRMISVAAASWDLVFWEHGGQVSAAVQGPETKASPAPVPAHATFFGISFAVGASMPHLPMERLVDGNVPIPDATRRSFHLKGSTWRLPGYDDAEWFVRRLVREEILVLDPVVAAVLGGRPAGVSERTVQRRFVAATGLTRGAVRRIDRARRAAVLLRDGAPAQDVVHRLGYFDQPHLARSLSRYVGRTATQLADPAPPEPLSLLYRT, encoded by the coding sequence GTGGGCCTTGAGGTGGAGAGCCGGCCGTCCGACTCGCCGTACGTCCAGCGGGTCTGGCGCAGCCGCAGTGACGACGTCGGCCGCATGATCTCGGTCGCCGCGGCGAGCTGGGACCTGGTCTTCTGGGAGCACGGCGGGCAGGTCAGCGCGGCCGTGCAGGGGCCGGAGACGAAGGCGAGCCCGGCGCCGGTGCCCGCGCACGCGACGTTCTTCGGCATCAGCTTCGCGGTCGGCGCCTCGATGCCGCACCTGCCGATGGAGCGGCTGGTCGACGGCAACGTGCCGATCCCGGACGCGACGCGCAGGTCGTTCCACCTGAAGGGGTCCACCTGGCGGCTGCCCGGCTACGACGACGCCGAGTGGTTCGTGCGGCGGCTCGTCCGTGAGGAGATCCTGGTCCTTGACCCGGTCGTGGCCGCGGTGCTCGGCGGCAGGCCCGCGGGGGTGTCGGAGCGTACGGTGCAGCGGCGCTTCGTGGCGGCGACCGGGCTCACCCGGGGCGCGGTCCGGCGGATCGACCGCGCACGGCGGGCGGCGGTGCTGCTCAGGGACGGGGCTCCGGCGCAGGACGTGGTCCATCGGCTCGGCTACTTCGACCAGCCGCACCTGGCGCGCTCGCTGTCCCGTTACGTCGGGCGGACCGCGACCCAGCTCGCCGATCCGGCCCCGCCGGAGCCGCTGTCGCTGCTGTACAGGACCTGA
- a CDS encoding MFS transporter, which translates to MQPVRARVAVSLLYVIMSMPIGGWAARVPEIRRQVGADDALWGLANTLPSVGNVVGLCAIMLLAGRVSDRLLAVAGAALVLLTVPLLATSGSLAGVVLGLTTWALVAHIMDVPLGALAIEVQRRYGRPLMGGFDACFGAGTLAGGLTGTLAAALDVPPWAQFAFSSALLATALTVTARWLPREPGGRAGRLRGRFNRRVLPVTAMAFLSGYVAESAILWNAVYVSDTAGAGPVAGGLSYTVAATAGTVALLAVDRLTARLGIVRTVRACTSFAAAGFGLCLLIGTPAAAVAGFVLLAVGMAAVNPSLYTVAGNQRGLSPSEGVSMLELGQMPGASIAAPALIGALSGLIGLRLALVSVVVAVLLLCLLAGRLRGTGGPEW; encoded by the coding sequence GTGCAGCCCGTACGGGCCCGGGTGGCCGTCTCCCTGCTCTACGTGATCATGAGCATGCCCATCGGCGGGTGGGCCGCCCGGGTCCCGGAGATCCGCCGGCAGGTGGGCGCGGACGACGCGCTCTGGGGCCTGGCGAACACCCTGCCGAGTGTCGGCAACGTCGTCGGACTGTGCGCGATCATGCTGCTGGCGGGCCGGGTGTCCGACCGGCTGCTCGCCGTCGCCGGGGCCGCGCTCGTCCTGCTCACCGTGCCCCTGCTCGCCACGTCGGGCAGTCTCGCCGGGGTGGTGCTCGGCCTGACGACGTGGGCGCTGGTCGCCCACATCATGGACGTTCCCCTCGGCGCGCTGGCCATCGAGGTGCAGCGCCGCTACGGCAGGCCCCTCATGGGCGGGTTCGACGCCTGCTTCGGCGCGGGCACGCTGGCCGGCGGGCTGACCGGCACCCTGGCGGCGGCGCTGGACGTGCCGCCGTGGGCGCAGTTCGCGTTCAGCAGCGCGCTGCTCGCGACGGCCCTGACGGTGACGGCCCGCTGGCTGCCGCGGGAGCCGGGTGGAAGGGCGGGCAGGTTGCGCGGGCGGTTCAACCGGCGGGTGCTCCCCGTGACCGCGATGGCCTTCCTGTCCGGGTACGTCGCGGAGTCGGCGATCCTCTGGAACGCCGTCTACGTGTCCGACACCGCGGGCGCCGGGCCGGTCGCCGGAGGGCTCTCCTACACCGTGGCGGCCACGGCGGGCACCGTGGCGCTGCTGGCCGTGGACCGGCTCACCGCCCGGCTGGGCATCGTGCGCACGGTGCGGGCGTGCACGTCGTTCGCGGCGGCCGGGTTCGGTCTGTGCCTGCTGATCGGCACGCCGGCGGCGGCGGTCGCCGGGTTCGTCCTGCTCGCGGTGGGCATGGCGGCCGTGAATCCGAGCCTCTACACGGTGGCGGGCAACCAGCGGGGGCTGTCGCCCAGCGAGGGGGTCTCGATGCTGGAGCTGGGCCAGATGCCGGGCGCCTCGATCGCCGCCCCGGCCCTGATCGGCGCGCTGAGCGGGCTGATCGGCCTGCGGCTCGCCCTGGTGTCCGTCGTCGTCGCGGTGCTGCTGCTCTGCCTGCTGGCGGGCCGGTTGCGGGGAACGGGCGGTCCGGAGTGGTGA
- a CDS encoding alpha-N-arabinofuranosidase — MTDNVVPAVINLDVPGPVINRHLYGHFAEHLGRCIYGGFYVGEDSEIPNEGGIRLDVVEALRALDIPNLRWPGGCFADEYHWMDGIGPKADRPVMVNTHWGNVEENNHFGTHEFMALCELLGAEPYISGNVGSGTVKEMSDWVEYLTRDGDSPMVRLRKRNGREEPWQVRFWGLGNEAWGCGGNMSAQQYAAEARRFGTYCRDHGDNKLYRIAAGANSADYAWTETLMKQFGELGCAYRPTGFMQALSFHYYTIPGPWHDKGDATVFDVDDYYRTMVKAAYVDELITGHANVMDCYDPGKTVGLALDEWGTWWNVEPGTNPGFLYQQNTLRDALVASLHFDIFHRHADRLVLANIAQTVNVLQAMILTDPDSGALVLTPTYHVFEMNKGHQDAASLRVDVKGALPAREVGESSLTTVSASASRKDGRVLISLSNLDATDAADVELDLRGGSVTGVRARILTAGELQAHNTPDAPDTIAPRVHEQVTATAAGLRVHLPAHSFVTVEGTIG, encoded by the coding sequence ATGACTGACAACGTCGTGCCCGCTGTCATCAACCTCGACGTGCCCGGCCCGGTGATCAACCGGCACCTGTACGGCCACTTCGCCGAGCACCTCGGCCGGTGCATCTACGGCGGCTTCTACGTGGGCGAGGACAGCGAGATCCCGAACGAGGGCGGCATCCGCCTCGACGTGGTGGAGGCGCTCAGGGCGCTGGACATCCCGAACCTGCGCTGGCCGGGCGGCTGCTTCGCCGACGAGTACCACTGGATGGACGGCATCGGGCCCAAGGCCGACCGGCCGGTGATGGTCAACACGCACTGGGGCAACGTCGAGGAGAACAACCACTTCGGCACGCACGAGTTCATGGCCCTGTGCGAGCTGCTGGGCGCCGAGCCGTACATTTCCGGGAATGTCGGGTCGGGCACCGTCAAGGAGATGAGCGACTGGGTCGAGTACCTCACCCGCGACGGCGACTCGCCCATGGTGCGGCTGCGCAAGCGGAACGGGCGCGAGGAGCCGTGGCAGGTGCGGTTCTGGGGGCTGGGCAACGAGGCGTGGGGCTGCGGCGGCAACATGTCGGCCCAGCAGTACGCCGCCGAGGCCCGCCGCTTCGGCACCTACTGCCGCGACCACGGCGACAACAAGCTCTACCGCATCGCCGCCGGCGCCAACTCGGCCGACTACGCCTGGACCGAGACGCTGATGAAGCAGTTCGGCGAGCTGGGCTGCGCCTACCGGCCCACCGGGTTCATGCAGGCGCTGTCGTTCCACTACTACACGATCCCCGGCCCCTGGCACGACAAGGGCGACGCCACGGTCTTCGACGTCGACGACTACTACCGCACGATGGTCAAGGCCGCTTACGTGGACGAGCTGATCACCGGCCACGCCAACGTGATGGACTGCTACGACCCCGGCAAGACCGTCGGCCTGGCGCTGGACGAGTGGGGCACCTGGTGGAACGTCGAGCCCGGCACCAACCCCGGCTTCCTCTACCAGCAGAACACCCTGCGTGACGCCCTCGTCGCGAGCCTGCACTTCGACATCTTCCACCGCCACGCCGACCGCCTGGTCCTGGCCAACATCGCGCAGACCGTCAACGTGCTGCAGGCGATGATCCTCACCGACCCCGACAGCGGCGCACTCGTGCTCACCCCCACCTACCACGTGTTCGAGATGAACAAGGGCCACCAGGACGCCGCCTCGCTGCGGGTGGACGTCAAGGGCGCGCTGCCCGCGCGCGAGGTCGGCGAGTCGAGCCTGACGACCGTCTCCGCGTCGGCCAGCCGCAAGGACGGCCGGGTGCTGATCTCCCTGTCCAACCTGGACGCGACCGACGCGGCCGACGTCGAGCTGGACCTGCGCGGCGGCTCGGTGACCGGCGTCCGCGCCCGCATCCTGACCGCCGGCGAGCTGCAGGCGCACAACACCCCCGACGCCCCCGACACCATCGCCCCGCGCGTCCACGAGCAGGTCACGGCCACGGCGGCGGGGCTGCGCGTGCACCTGCCGGCCCACTCCTTCGTGACGGTCGAGGGCACGATCGGCTGA
- a CDS encoding helix-turn-helix transcriptional regulator, whose product MDLRELGAFLKSRRDRLAPQSVGLPSGTRRRVPGLRRDEVAELAGVSIDYYTELEQGRGQCPSEPVLHALARALALDPDESAHAFHLAGHPAPYGAEPLQMQSALRQLMDRLPDTPAMVITDLHEVVVQNHAAQVLVGPQAGLTGLRASFLYHWFTVPATRDLYPPDDHDYHSRLLVCDLRAAVARRGPADPAARALVDHLLGASAEFAGLWRAHEVGVRHEEYKRVVNPVLGTLKVTCNSIVTADAAQRLLWFVPDDADAVPKLHALDPAEVWRDTPGPAFGLVRARG is encoded by the coding sequence GTGGATCTCCGGGAGCTGGGAGCGTTCCTGAAGTCGCGCAGGGACCGGCTCGCCCCGCAGTCCGTCGGCCTGCCGTCCGGCACCCGGCGGCGGGTGCCCGGCCTGCGCAGGGACGAGGTGGCGGAGCTGGCGGGCGTGTCCATCGACTACTACACCGAGCTGGAGCAGGGCCGCGGCCAGTGCCCGTCGGAGCCGGTGCTGCACGCGCTGGCCCGCGCCCTGGCCCTGGATCCCGACGAGAGCGCCCACGCCTTCCACCTGGCGGGGCACCCGGCGCCGTACGGCGCCGAGCCCCTGCAGATGCAGTCGGCGCTGCGGCAGCTCATGGACCGGCTGCCGGACACCCCGGCGATGGTGATCACCGACCTGCACGAGGTCGTCGTGCAGAACCACGCCGCGCAGGTGCTCGTCGGGCCGCAGGCGGGGCTGACCGGCCTCCGGGCCAGCTTCCTGTACCACTGGTTCACCGTCCCGGCCACCCGCGACCTCTACCCGCCCGACGATCACGACTACCACTCCCGGCTGCTGGTCTGCGACCTGCGGGCCGCCGTCGCCCGCCGCGGCCCCGCCGACCCGGCCGCCCGCGCGCTGGTCGATCACCTGCTGGGCGCCAGTGCCGAGTTCGCCGGGCTGTGGCGGGCGCACGAGGTCGGGGTGCGTCACGAGGAGTACAAGCGGGTGGTCAACCCGGTGCTCGGCACCCTCAAGGTCACCTGCAACAGCATCGTCACGGCCGACGCCGCCCAGCGGCTGCTCTGGTTCGTCCCCGACGACGCCGACGCCGTGCCGAAGCTGCACGCGCTCGATCCCGCCGAGGTCTGGCGCGACACCCCCGGCCCGGCGTTCGGGCTGGTCAGAGCCAGGGGTTGA
- a CDS encoding alcohol dehydrogenase catalytic domain-containing protein, whose translation MRAALATGAGAPLSLVEREIPEPGPGEILVRVTACGLCFTDLNLLRGHYPFARFPVVPGHEITGTVAALGSGVTGLSVGDPVGAQFLYDSCGHCGYCVSGDQILCPAKRVTGIVADGGYAEYVLLKDGYVTPIPAGLDPVAAAPLMCAGLTAFNGLRRAGARPGSRVAVIGSGGIGALAVRYATAMGARVAVLGRSAAGEASAKELGAELYVPTRDTDPAAALKAWDGGANVILNAAPSNEAASAVLTGLAPDGTLVLCGYDNTPLTLTAQPMVLNRLHVMASPSGSPHDLRDTLAFSAQHGILPAVTPITLDEAPAALDAMGGGSAGRRVITF comes from the coding sequence ATGCGAGCAGCACTTGCCACCGGGGCCGGCGCCCCGCTGTCCCTGGTCGAACGCGAGATCCCGGAGCCGGGCCCGGGCGAGATCCTGGTCAGGGTCACCGCCTGCGGCCTGTGCTTCACGGACCTCAACCTGCTGCGCGGGCACTACCCGTTCGCGCGCTTCCCCGTCGTCCCCGGCCACGAGATCACCGGTACGGTCGCCGCGCTCGGCAGCGGCGTCACCGGCCTGTCCGTGGGCGACCCCGTCGGCGCCCAGTTCCTGTACGACTCGTGCGGCCACTGCGGCTACTGCGTGTCCGGCGACCAGATCCTCTGCCCGGCCAAGCGCGTCACGGGCATCGTCGCCGACGGCGGCTACGCCGAGTACGTCCTGCTCAAGGACGGATACGTGACCCCGATCCCGGCCGGGCTCGACCCGGTGGCCGCGGCGCCGCTGATGTGCGCGGGCCTGACCGCGTTCAACGGCCTGCGCAGGGCGGGCGCCAGGCCCGGCTCCCGGGTGGCGGTCATCGGCAGCGGCGGCATCGGCGCGCTGGCCGTCCGGTACGCCACCGCGATGGGCGCCAGGGTCGCCGTGCTCGGCCGCTCGGCCGCCGGCGAGGCGAGCGCCAAGGAGCTGGGCGCGGAGCTGTACGTGCCCACCCGCGACACCGACCCCGCCGCCGCGCTCAAGGCGTGGGACGGCGGCGCGAACGTCATCCTGAACGCCGCCCCCTCCAACGAGGCGGCCTCCGCAGTCCTGACCGGGCTCGCCCCCGACGGCACGCTCGTGCTCTGCGGCTACGACAACACGCCGCTCACCCTCACCGCCCAGCCGATGGTGCTCAACCGGCTGCACGTCATGGCCTCGCCGTCGGGCTCGCCGCACGACCTGCGCGACACGCTGGCCTTCTCCGCGCAGCACGGCATCCTGCCCGCCGTCACACCGATCACCCTCGACGAGGCCCCGGCCGCCCTGGACGCCATGGGCGGGGGATCCGCCGGCCGTCGCGTCATCACGTTCTGA
- a CDS encoding SDR family NAD(P)-dependent oxidoreductase, which translates to MSKTILITGAGSGFGALSARALARAGHTVYAAMRATTGRNAARVAEARQYAGEHGVELRTVELDVLSQESVDAAVATVLAEAGAIDVVVHNAGHMVLGPAEAFTPEELAAVYDINVLGSQRLNRAVLPHLRERGQGLLLWIGSSSTRGGTPPYLAPYFAAKAAADALAVSYAAELARFGIETTLVIPGAFTSGTNHFANAGHPADQRVVPAYDERYGALMEQVGERLAALQPPGADVSMVADAVVEVVDAPDGKRPFRVHVDPLDDGSAEVSEVADRVRARFLARIGLEDLLTPGSAA; encoded by the coding sequence ATGAGCAAGACCATTCTGATCACCGGCGCCGGCTCGGGCTTCGGCGCGCTGTCCGCGCGCGCCCTGGCCCGCGCCGGGCACACCGTGTACGCGGCCATGCGCGCCACCACCGGCCGCAACGCCGCCCGCGTCGCCGAGGCCAGGCAGTACGCCGGGGAACACGGCGTCGAGCTGCGCACCGTGGAGCTGGACGTGCTGTCGCAGGAGTCCGTGGACGCGGCGGTCGCGACCGTGCTGGCCGAGGCGGGCGCCATCGACGTGGTGGTGCACAACGCCGGCCATATGGTGCTCGGCCCGGCGGAGGCGTTCACGCCCGAGGAACTGGCCGCCGTCTACGACATCAACGTGCTGGGCAGCCAGCGGCTCAACCGGGCGGTCCTGCCGCACCTGCGTGAGCGGGGGCAGGGCCTGCTGCTGTGGATCGGCTCCAGCTCCACCAGGGGCGGCACGCCGCCGTACCTGGCGCCATACTTCGCCGCCAAGGCGGCGGCCGACGCGCTCGCCGTGTCGTACGCGGCCGAGCTGGCCCGCTTCGGCATCGAGACCACGCTCGTGATTCCCGGCGCGTTCACCTCGGGCACGAACCACTTCGCCAACGCCGGACACCCGGCCGACCAGCGGGTCGTCCCGGCCTACGACGAGCGGTACGGCGCGCTGATGGAGCAGGTGGGGGAGCGGCTGGCCGCCCTGCAGCCGCCCGGCGCCGACGTGTCCATGGTCGCCGACGCCGTGGTGGAGGTCGTGGACGCCCCGGACGGCAAGCGGCCGTTCCGGGTGCACGTCGATCCGCTCGACGACGGGTCGGCGGAGGTCAGCGAGGTCGCCGACCGGGTCAGGGCGCGGTTCCTGGCCCGCATCGGCCTGGAGGACCTGCTCACGCCGGGCTCCGCCGCGTAA
- a CDS encoding XdhC family protein yields MTHTHDEDPACEVAHSEAPAAADGRTLVAVFASPVAGCLLRFGAELGYRTVLYEPDPERRLAGFEPAQRLADHLDGTADVVLTDHHRDEIGPILRDVLKFPVRWVGIMGSARHTAPHVGALAELGVPPEEVARVHRPIGLNIGSKTPPEIAVATLAGLIADRNGRPGGFLF; encoded by the coding sequence ATGACCCACACTCACGATGAGGACCCGGCGTGTGAGGTGGCCCACAGCGAGGCCCCCGCCGCGGCGGACGGGCGCACCCTGGTCGCCGTCTTCGCCTCCCCGGTGGCCGGCTGCCTGCTGAGGTTCGGGGCCGAGCTCGGCTACCGCACGGTCCTGTACGAGCCCGACCCGGAAAGGCGCCTGGCCGGGTTCGAGCCGGCCCAGCGGCTGGCCGACCACCTGGACGGCACGGCCGACGTGGTGCTCACCGACCACCACCGCGACGAGATCGGCCCGATCCTGCGCGACGTGCTGAAGTTCCCCGTCCGCTGGGTCGGCATCATGGGCAGCGCCCGCCACACCGCCCCGCACGTGGGGGCGCTGGCCGAGCTGGGGGTGCCGCCGGAGGAGGTCGCCCGGGTGCACCGGCCCATCGGGCTCAACATCGGCTCGAAGACCCCGCCCGAGATCGCCGTCGCGACGCTGGCCGGCCTGATCGCCGACCGCAACGGCCGCCCGGGCGGGTTTCTCTTCTAG
- a CDS encoding PQQ-dependent sugar dehydrogenase has protein sequence MALLGVQPAYADESTGPVVTGTVATNLQIPWGVAFLPNGETLVSERNTARIVSIVPGKPVREVGVVPDVNATGQGGLMGLAVSPHFWKDRYVYAYHTGVTDQRIVRMRYTHGALGTPEPVLTGIPTGTSHLGGRITFGPDGFLYVGTGDAGAPANSQDPASLGGKILRITATGAPAPGNPFPGSPVYSLGHRNVQGFDWDHQGRLWASEFGQATWDELNLITPGANYGWPVVEGQTGTPGYVDPLLQWTPAEASPSGLAISGNVIYIAGLRGQRLWAIPLQGAGVGTPVAHFTGQYGRLRTVIKSPYGGLWLTTSNRDQLGVPGPDDDRILKVKP, from the coding sequence GTGGCCCTGCTCGGCGTGCAGCCCGCGTACGCCGACGAGTCGACCGGTCCCGTCGTCACCGGCACCGTCGCCACCAACCTCCAGATCCCCTGGGGCGTGGCGTTCCTGCCCAACGGAGAGACCCTCGTCAGCGAGCGCAACACCGCGCGGATCGTGTCGATCGTCCCCGGCAAGCCCGTCCGCGAGGTCGGCGTCGTCCCCGACGTCAACGCGACCGGCCAGGGCGGCCTGATGGGCCTGGCCGTCTCCCCGCACTTCTGGAAGGACCGCTACGTCTACGCCTACCACACGGGCGTGACCGACCAGCGGATCGTGCGCATGCGTTACACTCACGGCGCGCTCGGCACCCCCGAGCCGGTGCTGACCGGCATCCCGACCGGCACCTCCCACCTCGGCGGGCGGATCACGTTCGGCCCCGACGGCTTCCTCTACGTCGGAACCGGCGACGCCGGCGCCCCCGCCAACTCACAGGACCCGGCCAGCCTCGGCGGCAAGATCCTGCGCATCACCGCCACCGGCGCGCCCGCCCCCGGCAACCCGTTCCCCGGCTCGCCCGTCTACAGCCTCGGCCACCGCAACGTGCAGGGCTTCGACTGGGACCACCAGGGACGCCTGTGGGCCTCGGAGTTCGGCCAGGCCACCTGGGACGAGCTCAACCTGATCACGCCGGGCGCCAACTACGGGTGGCCGGTCGTCGAGGGCCAGACGGGCACGCCCGGCTACGTCGACCCGCTCCTGCAGTGGACGCCCGCGGAAGCGTCCCCCAGCGGGCTCGCCATCAGCGGCAACGTCATCTACATCGCCGGCCTGCGCGGCCAGCGGCTGTGGGCCATCCCGCTCCAGGGCGCCGGCGTCGGCACACCCGTCGCGCACTTCACCGGCCAGTACGGCCGGCTGCGGACGGTCATCAAGTCCCCCTACGGCGGCCTCTGGCTCACCACCAGCAACCGCGACCAGCTCGGCGTCCCCGGCCCCGACGACGACAGGATCCTCAAGGTGAAGCCTTGA